Part of the Leptolyngbya sp. BL0902 genome, AGGGTTTTCATCAGTCGGGGTTCGTCCTTGGCGGGCAGCGTCAACACCGGAGACCAAACCGTAAGGGTATCGGAGGCTGTTTCCCCCGTGAGTTGGACATAGACACGAACGCTGCCGTATTGGAATGTCCACAGGTGCCCTTGGTCGTTTTTTTGGACGCGGGGGCCATCCCCCTGATCTAAGCTAGTCAGCACCGCCTCAATGGTTTCAATGTAGGAGGTGCTTTCCGTGGCATCATCGGGGCTAGGGGCCGACAGATCGAGTTCTACGGTGTTGGCAGTCATTACACAAGCTTCCATCTAGGCGGTCACACGCCGATGATAGCGCCCATCCCCCAGCCCCAAACACCACTTCGCAGTAAATTGAGACAGAAACAGCGCAACCGCCGCCGGAGGCAGGGGACGCACCGCCCCGATATCCGCAAAACCCGCTGGGAGCTTTGTCTTCTGGCTCACCCTCCTCAAGGGGGTGAGCCGCTAAACTAAGACGACTATGACCTTTAAGACCACTGTGGTTCCCCTCCGAGACGACAATCCGGCCCAAGGTACGCCCTTCGTGGTCTATGGCATTATGGGGCTCAACCTCGCGATATTTTTGGCGCAGATTGGGCTATCGACCCCGGAACTCAGCCAATTTTATGATGACTGGGGCCTCGTGCCAGCCCAGTTCACGGCTAGCCTGCGCGGACGCCTCGATGCTCCCCTGCGTGAATGGATCACCTTGCTCTCGTCCCAGTTTCTCCACGGTGGCTTTTTCCACTTGGGGGGCAACCTGCTCTATCTCTGGATTTTTGGTAACAACATTGAGGATCAGCTTGGTCATTTCAAATTCTTGATCTTTTACCTAGGCTGCGGCGTCTTGGCAGGACTTACCCAGTGGGTGTTCGACCCTCTCTCCACAATGCCCACCGTGGGAGCCAGCGGAGCCATTGCCGGGGTGATGGGGGCTTACGTGTTGCGCTTTCCTAGGGCACAGATTCTTACCCTGCTGCCGCTGATTGTGGTGTTTACGACCGTTCGCATTCCCGCCATCTTCTTCTTGGGGATTTGGTTTGCTCAGCAGGCTCTCTTTAGCCTCGCTACCCTCACGGATCAGGTCAACTTGGGCTCCTCTGGTGTGGCCTATTGGGCGCACTTGGGCGGCTTCATATTCGGCCTAATGTTGGGGCCAATGCTAGGGCTGATGAAGCCACATCCCCCTCGGCGGTGATGTGGTTCTTGGTAGGTAACGGCAACGGCACAGACAACAGCCCGTGACCATGGTGTGGGTTATCTAAGTTGCCGCTCACGGGTTCCGCCCTGGCCTAGGGTGCGGCGCTTTGGGTTTCTAGGTCAATCCCCAGCACTTGGGTATAGGCTCCTCGTGCTTGGGTGACGCCGATGGTGCGCTGGGACGCTTCGATCATCGGGCGGCGCAGGCTGACGACGATGAACTGGGCCTGCTCGGCCTGGTGCTTAATCATCCGAGACAGGCGCTCCACGTTGGCCCCATCCAGGAACATATCCACCTCGTCGAAGGCGTAGAAGGGGGAGGGACGGTAGCGCTGGAGAGCAAAGATGAAGCTGAGGGCCGTGAGGGATTTTTCGCCCCCGGACATGGAGGCCAGCCGCCGCACGGGTTTGCCCTTGGGGTGGGCCACCAGGTTCAGCCCGCCGTTGAAGGGGTCTTCCGGGTCTTCCAGTTGCAGATGGCCGTCACCGTCGGAGAGTTCGGCAAAGATGGTCTGGAAGTTTTTGTCCACGGCATCGTAGGCTTCCTGGAAAGCTTTGCGCCGCAGGGTGGTAAAGGTTTCGACCCGCAGCAGTAGTTCCGTGCGCTCCTCTTCCAGGGTGGAGAGCTTGTCGCTCAGGTCGTTGAGGCGTTCTTCGGTGCGGTTGTATTCCTCCAGGGCCAGCATGTTGACGGGCTCCAGGGCTTCCATCCGCCGTTGCAGGGAACGCAGTTCCTTGTGCAACTCTTCCAAGTCGGTGTCGGGGGGAATTTCCGGCAGTGGATCGGGCAATTCCTGGGCCTGGGCTTGGCAGAGGGCTTGGGCTTCGGTGAGCTGTTGCCGCCGTTCCTGCTGGGTTTCGAGTAGCTTTTGCCGCTGCCATTCCTGCTGCTGCTTTTGGGTGCGTTGGTCGCGCAAACGGGCTTCAAGTTGATCCCGACTTGCCTTTTCGGCGGCGAGGGTTTGATCCAGCACCGCCATGGCCTGCCGCAGAGTCGCAATTTCCTGGTTTAGCCCACCCTGCTGCTGTTTGATTTGAACCAAGGACTGTTCCCGCTCCCCCTGCTGTTGGCGGATGGTAACGACGGTCTGCTGGGCCTGTTGAATCGTCGTTTCGAGCTGCTGGCATTGGTTTTGGCGGGTTTGGATTTGCCGTTCGGCCTGTTGTAGGGCGGCTTGGCGTTCCGCGAGTTGCTGTTCGAGTTGGCGCACAGCGGCCTGGGCGGTTTGCCATTCGCTGTGGGTCTGGGATTGCTCCAATTCCGCCAGTTCGGCTCTTTTTTGGGCGATTGCGGCTTCCTGGGTGGGCAAGGTGGCGGCGATCTCCTGAAGCCGCGCCTCGGCGGTGGCAAACTCCTGCTGGGCCTGCTGAAGCTGGGTTTGAATTTGGCTGCGCCGTTGGGCAAGCTGCTGCTGCTGGGTCTGCTGCTGTTCTCCCTGAAGCTGCATTTCCCGGTATTGCTGCCGCTGGGTGATCAGGCTTTGGGTGAGGGTTTGCAGGGTAGTGGAAGCATTTTGCAAATTACGTTCGCACCGTTCTAGCAGCACGTCAATATCGCTGAGCCGCTGCCGGAGGGCTTGGGCTTCCTCGGATTCGGCGGGTTCTACGGTGCCAAAGTGCAAGCTGCCGGAGCGCTGGTTGAGGCTGCCCCCGGTCATGGCCCCACTGGTTTCCAGCACTTCGCCATCGAGGGTGACGATGCGGAAGTCGCCCAAGTGTTGCCGCGCCATCTCCAGCTTGTCGAACACCACGGTGCTGCCGAAGGTGTAGGCGAAAATGTCGCGATAGCGGGGGTCGCAGTCGATTAGGTCAACGGCGTAGTCTAGGAACCCGTCGGGACGCTTCCAGTCGGGCACGGGGGTAAATTTCGGGGCACGGATTTTGTTCAGCGGCAAAAACGTCACCCGTCCGGCCCGTCGCTGCTTGAGGAACTCGATGCCCTGAGCCGCCACTTTGTCGTTGGCCACCACCAGGTAGCCCAGTCGCGCCCCCGCCGCCACCTCTAGGGCCACCTGGTAGCGGGGCTCCACCTTGCCCAGTTGCGCCACCAGCCCCTCAATGCCCTTGATGCCGCTGTCGAGCAGCAGTTTGGTGGCCTGGGTGCCCTGGCTTTCCTGCATGGCCTGGGTTTGGGCCTCTAGCTTGTCCAGTTGCCGCTGTTTGTCCCGCTGTTCCTTTAATAGGCGAGTTTGGGTTTCCCGCTGCACCGCCAGTTCCGCTTCGGCGGCAGAGATTTTCTCGGCGGTGGCCTGAATCTCCGCCTTGGCCCGCTCTAGCTGCTGGCCGAGGTCTGGGGCACTTCCACCACCGAGGACATCCTCCGCTTGAAGGGCCGTCAGTTGCCCCTGCTGCACCTGAATTTGCTGCTCTAGCTGGTGCCGCCGCTCTTGTAGACGAATTTGCTCGGCCCGCTGGGGTTCCATCACCCCTTGCAGGGTTTCGATGGCGCGGCGCAGTTCCGTCTGCTGCTGCACCCAAGCCTGGGAGGCCGAGGCAATCTCATTCGTGGCCTGTCGCCGTTCCTCTAGGGTCTGCTGCACCTGATCCCGCGCCTGGGTGAGCGTGACCATTTCCCGCGAGGACTGCTCCTCGATCTCCCGCTGAAGTTGGGCCAGGGTGCG contains:
- a CDS encoding rhomboid family intramembrane serine protease, with protein sequence MTFKTTVVPLRDDNPAQGTPFVVYGIMGLNLAIFLAQIGLSTPELSQFYDDWGLVPAQFTASLRGRLDAPLREWITLLSSQFLHGGFFHLGGNLLYLWIFGNNIEDQLGHFKFLIFYLGCGVLAGLTQWVFDPLSTMPTVGASGAIAGVMGAYVLRFPRAQILTLLPLIVVFTTVRIPAIFFLGIWFAQQALFSLATLTDQVNLGSSGVAYWAHLGGFIFGLMLGPMLGLMKPHPPRR
- a CDS encoding YbjN domain-containing protein; protein product: MTANTVELDLSAPSPDDATESTSYIETIEAVLTSLDQGDGPRVQKNDQGHLWTFQYGSVRVYVQLTGETASDTLTVWSPVLTLPAKDEPRLMKTLLEKNCYETLEARFGLSGNQVLVISSRILQDISAAEISRLMTIVATIADDSDDALQAEFGQS
- the smc gene encoding chromosome segregation protein SMC; translation: MHIKRVELSHFKSFGGTTQVPLLPGFTVISGPNGSGKSNILDALLFGLGLASSKGMRADRLPDLVNQGQMSRRTTSEASVTVTFDLSDVPPEFFLKDAADLMEEAHRAASEANGNGESPEANGQNGNGQNGNGQNGNENGAKTDSRLVPLAINHEWSVTRRLRVTSQGTYTSNYYINGEPCTLNDLHEQLQRFHIYPEGYNVVLQGDVTGIISMNSRERRQIIDELAGVASFDRKIDQARGKLDAVREHEDRFRIVERELQAQLERLAQDRQKAEKYQKLKATFQDKSQWEAVLVWRQQQRQIDQLQQAIARGETESAQLAQAITQADQAVVALEAELATLNARIRAMGEDEHLALQAKVATHEAELRQLQRQEQETRQAANQAAAQLRDTEIALQQHQRTLAQLQREIEEQSSREMVTLTQARDQVQQTLEERRQATNEIASASQAWVQQQTELRRAIETLQGVMEPQRAEQIRLQERRHQLEQQIQVQQGQLTALQAEDVLGGGSAPDLGQQLERAKAEIQATAEKISAAEAELAVQRETQTRLLKEQRDKQRQLDKLEAQTQAMQESQGTQATKLLLDSGIKGIEGLVAQLGKVEPRYQVALEVAAGARLGYLVVANDKVAAQGIEFLKQRRAGRVTFLPLNKIRAPKFTPVPDWKRPDGFLDYAVDLIDCDPRYRDIFAYTFGSTVVFDKLEMARQHLGDFRIVTLDGEVLETSGAMTGGSLNQRSGSLHFGTVEPAESEEAQALRQRLSDIDVLLERCERNLQNASTTLQTLTQSLITQRQQYREMQLQGEQQQTQQQQLAQRRSQIQTQLQQAQQEFATAEARLQEIAATLPTQEAAIAQKRAELAELEQSQTHSEWQTAQAAVRQLEQQLAERQAALQQAERQIQTRQNQCQQLETTIQQAQQTVVTIRQQQGEREQSLVQIKQQQGGLNQEIATLRQAMAVLDQTLAAEKASRDQLEARLRDQRTQKQQQEWQRQKLLETQQERRQQLTEAQALCQAQAQELPDPLPEIPPDTDLEELHKELRSLQRRMEALEPVNMLALEEYNRTEERLNDLSDKLSTLEEERTELLLRVETFTTLRRKAFQEAYDAVDKNFQTIFAELSDGDGHLQLEDPEDPFNGGLNLVAHPKGKPVRRLASMSGGEKSLTALSFIFALQRYRPSPFYAFDEVDMFLDGANVERLSRMIKHQAEQAQFIVVSLRRPMIEASQRTIGVTQARGAYTQVLGIDLETQSAAP